The Arachis hypogaea cultivar Tifrunner chromosome 19, arahy.Tifrunner.gnm2.J5K5, whole genome shotgun sequence genome has a window encoding:
- the LOC112778889 gene encoding uncharacterized mitochondrial protein AtMg00810-like encodes MDAEYSALMQNHTWKLVPLPEGREAIESRWVFRAKYNADGSLQKYKARLVAQDFSQRPGFDFTETYILHGDVAEYVYMKQPRGYEVGDGSLVCKLTKALYGLKFRHNSVVFVLVYVDDILITGNFDKVVSQVIQQLNNQFALKDMGELHYFLSIQVTKTVAGGLILSQEKYVKNILKKAEIENCKPCQTPLPFSVVGSLQYLTITRPELAYDVGKVSQFMQTPLDEHWKLVKRMLMYVSGTASFGLHLHKTTVHNIRAYIDSDWGGDPDDRKSTGGFCVFLGDNLISWSSKK; translated from the exons ATGGATGCAGAATATAGTGCTCTAATGCAGAATCATACATGGAAGTTAGTTCCTTTACCTGAAGGAAGAGAAGCTATTGAGAGTAGATGGGTGTTTCGAGCCAAGTACAATGCAGATGGCTCCCTACAAAAATATAAAGCTCGATTGGTAGCCCAGGACTTTTCACAAAGGCCTGGCTTTGACTTCACTGAGACTTACATCCTT CATGGTGACGTGGCTGAGTATGTCTATATGAAACAGCCAAGAGGTTATGAAGTTGGTGATGGAAGCTTAGTATGCAAACTCACAAAGGCTCTCTATGGCTTAAA ATTTAGGCATAACTCAGTGGTGTTTGTATTGGTATATGTAGATGATATACTCATCACAGGAAACTTTGACAAAGTAGTTTCTCAAGTAATTCAGCAGCTTAACAATCAGTTTGCACTGAAGGACATGGGTGAACTACATTACTTTCTTAGTATTCAAGTCACTAAAACAGTTGCGGGTGGTCTAATACTATCACAAGAGAAGTATGTCAAAAACATACTCAAGAAGGCTGAAATAGAAAATTGCAAACCATGTCAAACACCTTTACCTTTTTCAGTAGTGGGCAGCCTGCAGTACCTAACTATCACTCGACCAGAATTAGCCTATGATGTTGGCAAGGTGTCTCAATTCATGCAAACACCCTTAGATGAGCACTGGAAGCTAGTGAAAAGGATGCTCATGTATGTAAGTGGTACAGCAAGCTTTGGTCTACACTTGCACAAAACCACTGTCCACAACATTAGAGCCTACATTGACTCTGATTGGGGAGGAGATCCGGATGACAGAAAATCCACTGGAGGCTTCTGTGTTTTTCTTGGAGACAATTTGATCTCGTGGAGTTCAAAGAAGTAA